The Nocardioides sp. S-1144 genome includes a region encoding these proteins:
- a CDS encoding GMC family oxidoreductase N-terminal domain-containing protein: MAGNADNLDLDLDLDLDLDFDVLVIGSGFGGSVAALRLTEKGYRVGVLEAGPRFEDHEFSSGTLDVRSYLWAPALGCYGIQRIDALRDTLIVAGAGVGGGSLVYANTLYEPLEQFYADPQWAGITDWRDELAPYYDQAKRMLGVVENPVRTPADDVMEKVATDMGVADTFHPTPVGVFFGGPGQQPGEESADPFFGGEGPARNACLNCGECMSGCRHNAKNTLVKNYLYLAEKRGATVLPLTTVTRVSPRDGGGYDVAVRHTKARRATARSTRTLTAEHVVMAAASLGTQKLLHRMKDEGHLPRLSERLGFLSRTNSESILGAIAPSSDPTDYSYGVAITSSFHPDEHTHIEPCRYGKGFNTMAMLQTVLTDGDGDEPRWRTWSRAMWEQRRNLFELYDLKHWSERAVIALVMQSLDNSITTYGKKGLFGWRMTSRQGHGAPNPTWIPAANDAVRRIAGVLGGTPGGNIGEPFNMPLTAHFIGGCAIGTEPANGVIDPYQRVFGHPGLHVADGSAISANLGVNPSLTITAQAERAMALWPNKGEPDRRPPLGADYQRIEPVEPRHPAVPPHASGALRLPIVGVS; encoded by the coding sequence GTGGCCGGGAACGCGGACAACCTCGACCTCGACCTCGACCTCGACCTCGACCTCGACTTCGACGTCCTGGTGATCGGCTCCGGCTTCGGCGGGTCCGTCGCCGCGCTGCGGCTGACCGAGAAGGGCTACCGCGTCGGCGTCCTCGAGGCGGGGCCGCGGTTCGAGGACCACGAGTTCTCCTCCGGCACCCTCGACGTGCGGAGCTACCTGTGGGCACCGGCGCTCGGGTGCTACGGCATCCAGCGCATCGACGCGCTCCGCGACACCCTGATCGTCGCCGGCGCCGGCGTCGGCGGCGGCTCGCTGGTCTACGCCAACACGCTCTACGAGCCGCTGGAGCAGTTCTACGCCGACCCGCAGTGGGCCGGCATCACCGACTGGCGCGACGAGCTGGCGCCCTACTACGACCAGGCCAAGCGGATGCTGGGCGTCGTGGAGAACCCGGTGCGGACGCCGGCCGACGACGTCATGGAGAAGGTCGCGACCGACATGGGCGTCGCCGACACCTTTCACCCGACGCCGGTCGGCGTCTTCTTCGGCGGACCCGGCCAGCAGCCCGGCGAGGAGTCGGCGGACCCGTTCTTCGGGGGCGAGGGACCGGCGCGCAACGCCTGTCTCAACTGCGGCGAGTGCATGTCGGGCTGCCGCCACAACGCCAAGAACACCCTGGTCAAGAACTACCTGTACCTCGCCGAGAAGCGCGGCGCCACCGTGCTGCCGCTCACCACGGTCACCCGGGTCAGCCCCCGCGACGGCGGCGGGTACGACGTCGCGGTCCGCCACACCAAGGCCCGGCGCGCCACCGCGCGCAGCACCCGCACCCTGACCGCGGAGCACGTGGTGATGGCGGCGGCGTCCCTCGGCACCCAGAAGCTGCTGCACCGGATGAAGGACGAGGGCCACCTGCCCCGGCTCTCGGAGCGGCTCGGCTTCCTCTCGCGCACCAACTCGGAGTCGATCCTCGGCGCGATCGCGCCGTCCTCGGACCCCACCGACTACTCCTACGGCGTCGCGATCACCTCGAGCTTCCACCCCGACGAGCACACCCACATCGAGCCCTGCCGCTACGGCAAGGGCTTCAACACGATGGCGATGCTGCAGACGGTGCTCACCGACGGCGACGGCGACGAGCCGCGCTGGCGCACGTGGTCGAGGGCGATGTGGGAGCAGCGGCGCAACCTGTTCGAGCTCTACGACCTCAAGCACTGGTCGGAGCGGGCCGTGATCGCGCTGGTGATGCAGAGCCTCGACAACTCGATCACCACCTACGGCAAGAAGGGCCTGTTCGGCTGGCGGATGACGTCGCGCCAGGGCCACGGCGCGCCGAACCCCACGTGGATCCCGGCCGCGAACGACGCCGTCCGCCGGATCGCCGGCGTCCTCGGCGGGACGCCGGGCGGCAACATCGGCGAGCCGTTCAACATGCCGCTCACCGCCCACTTCATCGGCGGCTGCGCGATCGGGACCGAGCCGGCCAACGGCGTCATCGACCCCTACCAGCGGGTCTTCGGCCACCCCGGGCTGCACGTCGCCGACGGCTCGGCGATCTCGGCCAACCTCGGGGTCAACCCCTCGCTCACCATCACCGCGCAGGCCGAGCGGGCGATGGCGCTGTGGCCCAACAAGGGCGAGCCGGACCGGCGACCGCCGCTGGGGGCGGACTACCAGCGGATCGAACCGGTCGAGCCCCGGCACCCCGCCGTCCCGCCGCACGCCTCGGGGGCGCTGCGGCTGCCCATCGTCGGCGTCTCCTGA
- the guaA gene encoding glutamine-hydrolyzing GMP synthase, with protein sequence MTSPEHDLVLVVDFGAQYAQLIARRVREARVYSEIVPHHVPVAEMLARNPKAIILSGGPSSVYAEGAPAIDRSIFTADVPVFGMCYGFQLMAEGLGGEVAATGAREYGRTPVTVSAGGALLADVPEQHTVWMSHGDSVVAAPSGFDVLASTAGTPVAAFESVDRRMAGVQWHPEVLHSEHGQLVLEHFLHDIAGCRQTWTMLNIVEEQVETIRAQVGEGRAICALSGGVDSAVAAAIVQRAIGDRLTCVYVDHGMMRQGETEQVRHDFEEVFDVLDVVDAADQFLDALAGVRDPEEKRKIIGREFIRTFENAEARVFGDAQSGTTAYLVQGTLYPDVVESGGGAGASTIKSHHNVGGLPDDLNFELVEPLRALFKDEVRAVGEQLGLPSTMVWRQPFPGPGLGIRIIGEVTRDRLDILRQADAIAREELTRAGLDRDIWQMPVVLLADVRSVGVQGDGRTYGHPVVLRPVTSEDAMTADWARLPYDLMERISTRITNEVAEVNRVTVDITSKPPGTIEWE encoded by the coding sequence ATGACGTCGCCCGAGCACGACCTGGTCCTCGTTGTCGACTTCGGGGCGCAGTACGCGCAGCTCATCGCGCGGCGCGTGCGCGAGGCCCGGGTCTACTCCGAGATCGTCCCGCACCACGTCCCGGTCGCCGAGATGCTGGCCCGCAACCCCAAGGCGATCATCCTGTCGGGCGGCCCGTCGTCGGTCTACGCCGAGGGCGCGCCGGCGATCGACCGGTCGATCTTCACCGCGGACGTGCCCGTCTTCGGCATGTGCTACGGCTTCCAGCTGATGGCCGAGGGTCTCGGCGGCGAGGTCGCCGCGACGGGCGCGCGTGAGTACGGCCGGACGCCGGTGACCGTCAGCGCCGGCGGCGCCCTGCTGGCCGACGTCCCCGAGCAGCACACGGTGTGGATGTCGCACGGCGACTCGGTCGTCGCGGCGCCGTCCGGGTTCGACGTCCTGGCCTCCACCGCCGGGACGCCGGTCGCGGCGTTCGAGTCCGTCGACCGCCGGATGGCCGGCGTCCAGTGGCACCCCGAGGTGCTGCACAGCGAGCACGGCCAGCTCGTCCTCGAGCACTTCCTCCACGACATCGCCGGTTGCCGCCAGACCTGGACGATGCTCAACATCGTCGAGGAGCAGGTCGAGACGATCCGCGCCCAGGTCGGCGAGGGGCGCGCGATCTGCGCGCTGTCGGGCGGCGTCGACTCCGCCGTCGCCGCGGCGATCGTGCAGCGCGCGATCGGCGACCGGCTCACCTGCGTCTACGTCGACCACGGGATGATGCGGCAGGGCGAGACCGAGCAGGTCCGCCACGACTTCGAGGAGGTCTTCGACGTCCTCGACGTCGTCGACGCCGCCGACCAGTTCCTCGACGCTCTCGCGGGCGTGCGCGACCCGGAGGAGAAGCGCAAGATCATCGGCCGCGAGTTCATCCGTACCTTCGAGAACGCCGAGGCGCGCGTCTTCGGCGACGCGCAGTCGGGCACGACGGCCTACCTGGTCCAGGGCACGCTGTACCCCGACGTCGTCGAGTCCGGCGGGGGAGCCGGCGCCTCCACGATCAAGTCGCACCACAACGTCGGCGGGCTCCCCGACGACCTGAACTTCGAGCTCGTCGAGCCGCTGCGCGCGCTGTTCAAGGACGAGGTCCGCGCCGTCGGCGAGCAGCTCGGCCTGCCCTCGACCATGGTCTGGCGCCAGCCGTTCCCCGGTCCCGGCCTCGGCATCCGCATCATCGGCGAGGTCACCCGCGACCGCCTCGACATCCTGCGCCAGGCCGACGCGATCGCGCGCGAGGAGCTCACCCGCGCCGGCCTCGACCGCGACATCTGGCAGATGCCGGTGGTGCTGCTCGCCGACGTCCGCTCGGTCGGCGTCCAGGGCGACGGCCGCACCTACGGCCACCCGGTCGTGCTGCGCCCGGTCACCTCCGAGGACGCGATGACCGCCGACTGGGCCCGGCTGCCCTACGACCTGATGGAGCGGATCTCGACCCGCATCACCAACGAGGTCGCCGAGGTCAACCGGGTCACCGTCGACATCACCTCGAAGCCGCCGGGCACCATCGAGTGGGAGTGA
- a CDS encoding cation:proton antiporter, whose amino-acid sequence MDPAGYFLLAGTCLLVAVALPTLLHRYAVSPAMVLLLVGVVVGLTPLSDGLVLDVADDHDRALVEHVTELTVLVALMGVGLAIDRPLDLLRPSTWRTWSPTWRLLALALPACVAAVALLGWAALGLAPATALLLGAVLSPTDPVLASDVQVGGPGSSIADDEPDETPYAEDQTTSTESSEIRFALTSEAGLNDGLAFPFVHAAVLVVAGGSFLTGAAEWVSWYVVGKLVLGVLVGVLVGRGLGRLAFRARSSSLRLAEQGEPLLALAALLTTYGVAELVRGYGFVAVFACAMALRAAEHRHEYHRAMHDVVQRLERLLTLVILLLLGIALSSGLLDALDWRGVVAGTALVLLIRPLTAWLSLSVLPRTGERAGGLDRRARLAVAFFGIRGVGSLYYIAWATSHAEFTDAAWVWATVGFTVAFSVLVHGVAATPVMRRIEDTPEPVPEKA is encoded by the coding sequence ATGGACCCCGCCGGCTACTTCCTCCTCGCTGGCACGTGTCTCCTCGTGGCGGTCGCGCTGCCGACGTTGCTCCACCGCTACGCCGTGTCGCCGGCGATGGTCCTGCTGCTGGTCGGCGTGGTGGTCGGGCTGACCCCGCTCAGCGACGGGCTGGTCCTCGACGTCGCCGACGACCACGACCGCGCCCTCGTCGAGCACGTCACCGAGCTGACGGTGCTGGTGGCGCTGATGGGCGTCGGGCTGGCGATCGACCGGCCGCTGGACCTGCTCCGCCCGTCGACGTGGCGCACCTGGTCGCCGACCTGGCGCCTGCTGGCCCTCGCCCTGCCCGCCTGCGTCGCGGCGGTCGCGCTGCTCGGCTGGGCGGCGCTGGGACTGGCACCCGCGACCGCGCTCCTGCTCGGTGCGGTCCTCTCCCCCACCGACCCGGTGCTGGCCTCCGACGTCCAGGTCGGGGGGCCCGGCTCCTCCATCGCCGACGACGAGCCCGACGAGACGCCCTACGCCGAGGACCAGACGACGTCGACGGAGTCGAGCGAGATCCGGTTCGCGCTGACGTCGGAGGCCGGGCTCAACGACGGGCTCGCGTTCCCGTTCGTGCACGCCGCCGTGCTGGTCGTCGCCGGCGGGTCCTTCCTGACCGGCGCGGCCGAGTGGGTGAGCTGGTACGTCGTCGGCAAGCTCGTCCTCGGCGTCCTGGTCGGCGTGCTCGTCGGCCGGGGCCTGGGCCGCCTCGCCTTCCGCGCCCGGTCGTCGTCGCTCCGCCTGGCCGAGCAGGGTGAGCCGCTGCTCGCCCTCGCCGCCCTCCTCACGACGTACGGCGTCGCCGAGCTGGTCCGCGGCTACGGGTTCGTCGCCGTCTTCGCCTGCGCCATGGCGCTGCGGGCCGCCGAGCACCGCCACGAGTACCACCGCGCGATGCACGACGTCGTCCAGCGCCTCGAGCGGCTGCTCACCCTGGTCATCCTGCTGCTGCTCGGGATCGCCCTGTCGTCAGGTCTGCTCGACGCCCTCGACTGGCGCGGCGTCGTCGCCGGGACCGCCCTGGTGCTGCTCATCCGTCCGCTCACCGCGTGGCTCTCGCTCAGCGTCCTGCCCCGCACCGGCGAGCGGGCCGGCGGCCTCGACCGGCGGGCCCGGCTCGCGGTCGCCTTCTTCGGGATCCGCGGCGTCGGCAGCCTGTACTACATCGCCTGGGCCACCAGCCACGCGGAGTTCACCGACGCCGCCTGGGTCTGGGCCACGGTCGGCTTCACCGTGGCGTTCTCGGTGCTGGTGCACGGCGTGGCGGCCACCCCGGTCATGCGACGGATCGAGGACACCCCGGAGCCGGTGCCCGAGAAGGCGTGA